AAGAATTTCACAGAATTTGAGATAGAAGTCTCGGACTCCGTCACTCAAGACGTGTGTTAAGACCGGGCGACTGATGTACTCCTCCTTCGAAGCCGCATCTGGTTGTGATAGCGGAGAGTTGCGCGCCGAAGACATAGCAGGGGAGACAGGAAATCGATCGGGAGTCGAACTCGAGTTTGGGTTTTCAAAGAATTGTGGGAACGGAGGTCGTCCTTGTTCACCCTTCTCCAAATCCGACATTATGTATAGGAAAGCCCTGATGCCAACAACAACCCGGTCAGGATCCAGTTGCTCAACTTTCAACTCTTTGTTGGAAGTAAAAAGTTCAGCATTGATAAGAGGAAACACAACATTCCTAAAGCAGTATTCAGGATACTTGAAGCCAACGATGCGAATGATCTGGATCAGAGGTTCAGTGCACGGAGTATCCGATGCAACTAAACTTCGCTTGGATGATGGCAAAACAAGTTTCATGACCTCGTCAATTTTGCGGAGGCTATTTTGGAAGGTCTCATTAGTTCGATACAGGAATGTCCATAACAAGCGAGAGATGACCTGAAGACAAAGGGGTTTAGTCATTCGATCCTTGACTTTAGTTTGTAAAGGCAATATCAACTGCAGCCATTGTGATCCAAAATTGTCTGGAGAGGATACACAAAGCAAAGTCGCAGTAAGAGGGAATGCGAAGTTCCAATGCCTCGGTTTCATAAACATTTGGGCAAGGCGAGGTCCGACAGCAGCAAGTACTTCCGCCCATTTTGGATGCATGAAATGGCTGTTGCTTGCCTTTGCGGCgattggaagaagaagcatctCTATCACTTGGCAGAAGGCTGTCTTGACTTTTTGACCGTGGGATTTCTGGAACAGACGGCCAAGTGAGATGAGAAAATCGCAGGATTGTTCCCATGACTCTTCGGGGGAGATCTTGAGCTTTAGGTGCTTCATGCCCCCCAAAACAAGTTCTACCTTTCCCTCTGCATCTCGACCAGAAGAGGAGGTTGGGCTTTTGACCACGCGTTCTTGGAGAGAACTGTCCAAGTCTTCAATGAACCTCCTGGTAACTCCACCAAAGTTAATGCCACTCATGTGTCCCAGCAATTGAGCAAAAAGGTTCCAATTGGCAAGTTTCAGAGGCGACACCATCAACTGCTCAGTATCGGCGATCTTGAGCTGTCCGAATATGATACTTTCCAGCTTATCCTCCATTTCAGCGGTGATAGACAGTAAGTTACTCTGGCTGATGACTTCGAGGAGAACGCGACAAAGGATGTATATAGATACGGTCGATCGACGTTCAGCTTGTGCTACAAACTCTTGCCTTGCTGCGAGTGTTGGTGGACCATTTGGAAAAACAGAATCAGGACCTCCTTGGCCGGGCATCGCAGCTTGTACTGGTTCTGTATTTCTTCGAACAAGAGGTGCCCCCGCCGCAGCATTCCGAGATTGCTGAAGATGACTGCGAGCTTCGTTGGCAGCATCACTTTTACTTTTCCTCCAGAGCATCATCGAGTCTATCAAGGCTTTCGGTTTAGGGCTAGCGATATGACCCAGAGCAACAATCAACTGATCGAACGCTGGGTCGACACCTGGTCCGCATATTTGTTCAACATTGGGTTCGGGATCAAAAGGAACCGTGACGCATTCTGTCAACTTCTCCTCCGCCTGTGCAATAAACTATTTCAAGTTAGTTGTGGTATGCATTTACACACTAAAGCTTGGACTGACTGAGGTGAACAAGACATGAAGCGCATATTCGCCAACCGTCTTTTGCTCATCCTTATGACGAGAAGAGTGAGAGTGATGGGGGGTATGATCGCGCCGAGATTTACTGTGCATTCGTTCGAGCTTTCGTTGGGTCATGCCATATGGAGCATCAGAAGCATTAGGACGGTCCATAGGTGCAACATTTCCGGAGAGAGATGTAGGTGGCCGAGAAGGATAACTGGCGTCGCCATCAATACGGGTGGCCACCGATTGCATGTCTGAACGATCAAAGCCGACGCCAGCGGCTGCTATCATCTGCGGGCTGAGGGGACTGGAGCTGGTGCTGGCCAAGCTGCCATTTCTCGAGTGTTGAATGCCGTGGACAATCGAagtttgacgatgatggccGTATGCGGCGCTCTTCGGGTCGATAATGCGCTCTACGACGCCGCCAAGAGGGCTCCTCGAATGAAGTCGTGGGGAGGCCAAGGGCGGGTGCGTCTGGGGGATCTTTTCGGCGGACGATTCTCGTGAATGCGCAAATCGATGGGCGACCGGCGATTCTGAAGCTACTGGGCGTAATGTTCTATCccacttcttctcatcatcttcttcttcttcctcctcttcgaGTCTAGTAACAGGCCGGGGGGAGAACCTGAGCGTATCCTGCAGGTGGTCCGGCTGCGGCTGCGACGGCACTATGGGTCACACAAGGGGGTTAGTCAACAAAAGATATATCTTTGCTGAATGTTTGAAGATTTTGGTGAAACGGCAGCGGAGACGCCTAGAGCAGGGTCTGCATGTAAGCACCGCCAATTCTGCTTAGATTGCAGTTATAAATACAGAAGCCCAGGCTGAATTGTCTGGGTTGTCTTGGGGTAACTGGTGACGAAGGTATTCCCGCGATACAGCCCAGATTTTAGAGGTGGTGCGGGAAGAGAGgggttggtgttggtgtcaGGTACTGAAAGTATTGGAGTGTGGACACCCCTTCTAGGGATTTGGACTTACCCATCCTCAAGCTCTATATCGCAATCCCATGATCTATGGTGATTCTTCAATCTCAATGTCAGTATCGCAACTGAGCAAAAacaaaagaaggagaaaacGAGAAAGACGAAGGATATTTACGGGTCTAAAGGGATGCAACTATGCATGTGCAGTACACGAGGGAGTCTTTTgacaacaaagacaaagacccAAGAGACCGACTGACTTTGACGGCTGGACCACGCGCAATGACGCTACCGTCAGCTTGCCCATGTATTGGCCCGGCCCGCTGAAAGGCCTGTCCGACAAGCCTTTAAAGAGGCTGTTATGGAGCCAAACGAACCCAGGGAGCTCTAACACATGGCACACATGGCAGTCAATTCGCAGTGTTCTTTTGGCCATATCCTTGCTATCTGCAAGGGCCATGGCCTATCAACGGAACTAAGATCAACCGACATGGGATGACGGGCCCTTGGGAGACAGCGCGCCACTTCTTGCTTGTCAATTGGCTTCTTGGAAAGGGGGCTTCGGGGATCCTCATGGGTCAAGCTTCAAGATCTTATCTGAGAGACATCAATTCACAAGAATGACTCGGTGAGGGTTGAAGTCTGTATAGTCCCCAATGCCAAAGCTGGTGGATTATCAGAACATAAACGAGAGCACGCCTGCACTTGTTTGCAAGGATCAACGGACCCAGATGCTCATCAACCTAGCACTTGTTTCCTCCGCTGATCATTGTACCAGTACGGAATTGCTTAAAAGATAATCCTTGAGTTAGCATAATGGACCTGGGCATCTCCATGTCGTTCAGTATCTCGCTATAAGCATCGCGCACAACTTCATTATGCGAAGGGATGGTATAAGCGAGGCTTCCATGAGTCAGGGATCTCCGCTTCATCCTGGCAGCTCGCTAGCAGAGCACGAAGGGTCAAAGACTAGATACATTGAAGCACCACTCGAGAGTAGCTGAGACTAATTAGAGCACATAACATTTTATCATAATGGTGACCAGAAGCATATGTTAAGCAATGCGACCTGCTTGGTAGACCTGGCCAAACCACAAGCGTTTGTTTATATAGTACCTGCATAGAGAATTCGCAGGTATTCATGTGAGACATTCTTGTGTCATGGTTGTCGATATCCCGCATTCCAATGGGTGATTGACTTTGAGCAAACAAATTGGCAATGATACCCTAGGCTGACTTGGCAGTAATGTCAAAGAAACAGAGGTAAGTGCCACATAGGAGAACTTATAAAGAAGGCCCATGCTTTCTATTGTTCTGATTCAAGTACCTACATAGTAGCCTGCCGATATCAGCCACACTGGATGTTGTGTTCAGCGGTTTGTCTCTGGACTGCACAAGTTTTCTATAATTTGAGGGGTCGAGGCATGTGCACTCGGCACTTCAAAGAAGCCGCGGATCGAAACGTCGGGATAGTTTCCGCAAAAGAATTCAGGGCGGAACTAAAGCCCAATGTTGCAAGGTGATTCGAAGATCTTGGGGTAAATATTCCGGCTACATAAATATGAGGAGCAGAACTAACGAAGATAGTCGATAAGAGATGGACACGCGGGACAAAAACGCGGGGATGGAGGCAAGAGAATGAAGAATGCTATTGCTCGATATGCCGAGGCCAGTTGAGTCGACCGGGAGTCGATTACGGGAAGTGCTAGATTCCGTGCAAATGGCGGCTTCATATCTATTGAGCGTGTTCGTTTTCGGAACCCCGCCGGCGCCGGCCGCAATATCTCCTGATTCGACCGCCGTTACTTACCGTTTGATCTTCCGGGCGCCGGCTGCGAGGTCGCTCCATGGAAAGGGAGTGGAAAACACATATCAAGTTCCGAGTTTCCTGTTTGCTTCATTATTCTGTTCCCTTCTGACTTTTGAGACGTCTGTGCGGTCTAAGTAATCCAGTCCACTaccctttttcttttcacGACAAAGAAACACAAACCCGAAAGTGAATTGGACACTTTTACCATCTCCAAAGCGACCTCTGGCTTGAACCCCTGCAATCCCGCAATTGAGCcccaacaacaagaagaacccGGGCTTTAACGGTTCAATCCGAGCCAACAACCGAGCAAGATAAAGTCTTTACTACTGTGGCATTCCGTAGCTGTTCTGAGTAGCACACACCTTGACCCTTTTGAGGAGGTTTCGTTTCACCCTGCTGCGGGTAGGTATTCCCATAATAGCTACGAGTTAACAAGAGTTGGGTTTTGGCTGCTGAGTCGATGGGTTTACGTGGCCAAAGTTCATGATTAGTGCTGATCCTTCAAAGTGTAAGTGCGGTCCAGCAATCTCACCTCGCACGATAAAGGATCCTCGGGTCATCCATTAATCTCCTACTTTTAGCGCGAATTTGTTACTGACAGCGCATCCTTTCTTTTTAGACACTTCACGCCACATCCCactttcctcctcctcccccgCCTCCTTTCCGGCCGACGAGTATTGGGACAAAAACCTCGACATCTCGTTGAAACTCGGCAGATCCTGATTTTGTCACTGGCATCGTTGGGTTTGCTGGCTCTCTACCTCTTGACCACGAATCCGCCCCAGCGCTTTCGTaggcatcatggctgaaCTCGACACTCTGGACATTGTCGTCCTCGGCGTTATCTTCCTCGGAACGGTCGCATACTTTACAAAGGGCAAGCTATGGGGTGTTACCAAGGACCCCTATGCGAATGGCTTCGCTGCCGGCGGCGCTTCTAAGCCGGGTCGCACGAGGAACATCGTTGAGGCGATGGAAGAATCCGGCAAGAACTGTGTTGTCTTCTATGGTTCTCAGACTGGTACTGCTGAAGATTATGCTTCTCGCCTCGCCAAGGAGGGTAAGAGTCGATTCGGACTCAACACCATGATTGCCGATCTTGAGGACTACGATTTCGATAACCTGGATACCGTCCCTAGTGACAACATCGTCATGTTCGTTCTCGCAACTTACGGCGAAGGCGAGCCTACCGATAACGCGGTCGACTTCTATGAATTCATTACCGGCGAGGATGCCAGCTTCAATGAGGGCAATGATCCTCCTTTGGGCAACCTCAACTACGTTGCTTTCGGTCTCGGAAACAACACGTACGAGCACTACAACTCTATGGTCCGCAATGTTaacaaggctcttgagaaacttggcGCTCACCGCATCGGTGAAGCTGGTgagggtgatgatggtgctggTACCATGGAAGAGGATTTCTTGGCCTGGAAGGATCCCATGTGGGAAGCCCTTGCTAAGAAAATGGGACTGGAAGAGCGTGAGGCCGTCTACGAGCCTATCTTTGCCATTAACGAACGCGACGACCTGACTCCTGAAGCCAATGAAGTGTATCTCGGTGAGCCCAACAAGCTGCACCTCGAAGGCACCGCCAAGGGACCATTCAACTCTCACAACCCCTACATTGCCCCTATCGCTGAATCTTACGAGTTGTTCTCTGCCAAGGACAGAAACTGCCTCCACATGGAAATTGACATCAGCGGCTCTAACCTCAAGTACGAGACTGGAGACCATATTGCTATCTGGCCTACCAACCCTGGCGAAGAGGTCAACAAATTCCTGGATATTCTCGACCTCTCTGGCAAGCAGCACAGCGTTGTCACTGTCAAGGCTCTCGAGCCTACCGCCAAGGTTCCTTTCCCCAACCCTACAACCTACGATGCCATTCTGCGATACCACCTCGAGATCTGCGCTCCTGTGTCCCGTCAATTCGTCTCCACTCTCGCCGCTTTCGCTCCcaacgatgatatcaaggctgagatgaaCCGCCTTGGCAGCGATAAGGATTATTTCCACGAGAAGACTGGCCCTCATTACTACAATATTGCCCGTTTCCTCGCCAGCGTCAGCAAGGGCGAGAAGTGGACCAAAATCCCCTTCTCTGCCTTCATTGAGGGTCTCACCAAGCTTCAGCCCCGTTACTACTCTatttcctcctcgtctctGGTTCAGCCCAAGAAGATCTCCATCACTGCCGTTGTTGAGTCCCAGCAGATTCCCGGCAGAGATGATCCTTTCCGTGGTGTTGCTACAAACTATCTTTTTGCCCTAAAGCAAAAGCAGAACGGCGACCCCAACCCTGCACCTTTCGGTCAGAGCTACGAGCTTACAGGCCCCCGCAACAAGTATGATGGCATCCACGTTCCTGTCCATGTTCGTCACTCCAACTTCAAGCTCCCCTCGGACCCCGGCAAGCCTATCATCATGATTGGTCCTGGTACTGGTGTCGCTCCCTTCCGCGGTTTCGTTCAGGAGCGTGCTAAGCAAGCCCGTGACGGTGTTGAGGTTGGAAAGACACTCTTGTTCTTTGGTTGCCGAAAGTCAACAGAGGATTTCATGTACCAAAAGGAGTGGCAGGTAAGACAACATAGAACTCAATCGTTCGAGGCTTATACTAACTGTTTCTCAGGAATACAAGGAGGCTCTTGGCGATAAGTTTGAGATGATCACCGCCTTTTCTCGAGAGGGCTCCAAGAAGGTTTACGTCCAGCACCGACTTAAGGAGCGATCCAAGGAGGTCAGCGACCTGCTCTCCCAGAAGGCTTATTTCTATGTCTGCGGTGATGCAGCCCACATGGCCCGTGAGGTCAATACCGTCTTGGCACAAATCATTGCCGAGGGACGTGGGGTGTCTGAGGCCAAGGGCGAGGAGATCGTGAAGAACATGAGGTCAGCGAACCAATACCAGGTATGTAGTGACTTTGTTACTCCCTCTCTACTGCACCGAAACCGCATATGCTAACTCAGAATTACAGGAGGATGTTTGGTCATAGAAAATGGGGCGAATGGCATACTAAATTTAAAGTCATCGGCGGCGATGACTCTTCAGGTTTCATGGTTGGTGTTCTGCTCTACTACCACTATGTTCGTGGTGGTGATATTTGACGAGCATACGAAGTAGACTCGAGGGTTTTCTTGCAGCAAATTAGAGGGATGGTGTTAGGATGGCTTGGTACATTGCGGTATATGGTTTGCGGCATCTACATTGTTGTCATCGTTTGTAACCTGTCCAAGAGAGCGTTGGTTATCTGCGCCGTAACAGCCTTTCTGCCACTTAGACACGGACTTGCCGACAGAAGCAAGTTTGTAAATCATCACCTCATGCTACCTTAGTAAAACGAACCAGGTATAAGATGTGAAGAATTAACACTCATGTCTGAAAAGTCGGACCAGAGTGGACATTTGGCCAATGCTACTATCGAGTAtatgatgatgaatgaaGACAAACGCTCCAATTCATCGTTTGTATGTGCAGTCATGGATGGGCCAACCCTTGCTGGTATTTGAGGGCGTGTTGATAGGGTATGTGCAACCCATCATACAGGGAGTAAGCCTACCCTGCACCACGGTGTGGATTAGGTCGCTGACAACGGGCTTGGGGATTTTCTCTCCCTTGCATATTGCAATCGTAAAACTTTATCTCTTTCCGTCAGTATGCATGAACGCTAGTTACTATATAGTTGATTCTCATTCAATATAAAATCCAACAACCCGGGACTTGGAAACTAGTCTATGTTATGGCTTTGGAGGATTTCATAAAACGATGTCAGGAGGGCCAAACCTGTGCATTTGAGCTATTGAAGGAGGTGGACTTTACAAGATGAACGGCTCGAGCAGGAAGCCGAGAGAATTCAAGTACATATTGACTCCTGTTGGTCACAAGGTTGTCACAAAACACTGCAGGGATGCTGATAATTGTACTCATATACTTGAACGTACTTCATTCCGACCACGACAACATATGACGAAGTTGTAGCCAGAACTTCACTCAAGATAACTCCAGCAGACGATCGAGATAGGAAAGACCAGGTATTGAATTGCTTTCAAATCCTCCATGAATATAAGCTCGTTTATTTATTTtggtatatatatatatttagaaAACCAAGCTCTTTGGCTCACTGATTTGCAAAATCTCGTGAAGAATTCTATGAGTCTTTGTTATTCCAGGGGCTGCAGAACCTGGATACGTAGGATGGCAACAtaaagaaagagaaatggTCGAGATATTCACTTTACGGCCAGTAGCCGTCCCGGGTATTGATTCAAAGTGTGGCGCAGCTGAAACTTGACTAAAAAGAAATTCATCAAACGCATGCACAGCCAATACAAGACAAGCTGAGCGGTTGTTGGAGGTGCAAACTGGACGAATACAAAAGAGCACATGAAAAGCAATATGTGATCTCACAGGCCACACATACTAGACAAATCAAGAGCTAGAAAGCTGATACTCAAATACGAATAAGGATTAGAAAGCATCACAAACATGCAGCTTGCAGTGACATGCATACCTAGGTGTTCATGGAATAGGATGACAAACATGCACGCCTGGTCTGACAAGATCTTGCATCCTCTTCTGCGAATCAGAGCACGAGACATTGGGAAAATGACCACAAGAGAGGCCGATATGTGAGCTCGAACGAGCGGCCAGGAAATGATTGATTTGGCTCGTGTGGGAGACCTGTTTGTCGCCCTGGAGCCATGCCGCAAAATACCTGCCTAGAGGTATACAGAACACACTCTTATAAAGAGACATCTTGTACACTCTCCAATACAGTTGTCTTCGTACTTCAGCTGGGGCCCAAGGCATCTCTCAGCATATACAAGAAAAGGCTTCAGATCCAGAGCACTTCAGCTATCTAGGTACTGACCTTGGACATATTGACTTTCCGTAACAAGTCTCATTGCTTCTGCGTGTTTATGACCTGGTACACATCTACGAAACACTTACATTAACTACACTAAAAGCCGACTTGAGGAATCCACGCAGGTATGTTGCTTTGATTCAAACTGCTTTCATCAGTCACCACAATAGTCTCTTCCTATTCACTTGCGTTTCACGGGCTCTAATTCGGGCCTTTCCTGCTCCTTAGCTTCATGGGTTTCAACAATGCGTTTCCTTAATCACCGACCTGATGCTCTCCGTGCTGTTCATGCTGATATCTGGAAAGCCTCGGTCCTCGCACGAATTTCACCACTACCTAAGTACCCATCGCTCTGGCACGCATTTGACAACAGAACAATAGACAGGCAACGTGACTATCATTGCAGATTATTCTAGACCATACATAAGGTACATAATTGTTCTGATCTTCACCTAAGGTATAATACCCCTTTTCATTGCCCAAGCCTAATATTGGCAAGCTCGTTCTACAAACTTGGGAAGTGCTTCCTTCCAATATCATTGTCTGAAAGTGGCAGGCAGGACCTCATTTCGCAGCTCTTGCCAGCTACAACAAATAATTCACCTTCCTAAGATTGACACTGCCAGAAATCCTGAGGTTGTCAGAGGGTCCGCATTgaatttcttttcttcctctccttcttatTATTCCTCCCCATTGTTCAAGATTCATCCAAATCATCTTTCATCCGACCTTACCATCTTACATACCCATTCGACCTTCTcactcaacatcagcagTGTTTTGGCAACATTTTTTGCGTGGAAATAGGTCTTACTGATAGCATCATTCTTGCCTCTTTCTCAACTGCAGAAGGTCCTTCCTCTTTCATCAGTATACCTCTTTCCGACATCATCATTTTTGTGCACTATTAGGTAGGTGCTTGCTTcatcctttctcttcctccatcttcctctACATCTtccctcctctcctctcttcctctctttgtcttcttcatcttctttcacAGACCTCATTCAACGCTCCTCATACCTCCAATCTCTTCTGTACTCCATCTTGCACGCTATCGTGGCTAATTTACTTACTCTCGCTTCATCTCAGTCTTGGTACCCCAGAGttcgtcatcatcggctTCTTTCAGCCTGCTTTGTCCATCAACTGCTTGATCATCATTCAAGCCCTTGAGGTATGTTTGCTCCAGATCTTTGCCCTAGTCACTCTGTTTTCACATATTCACTCGTTTCTCTCGTCAATGAAATACAAGGTTGTCAGAATATTGTTCGTCCCATATACTCAGTGTTGGATTCTCTGTTAGAATCCTTGGGAGCATCTTTTCTACTCATTTACCATGCCCTCTTGTCGTCACCCACACATGCATTTCTCAACTGACAACTTGGATACAGCCAGATTTTCACACATCCATCGATTATTCGCATCTTGCACTGCTTTTTGCAGCCGATCTGTTGCTTGTGAGGTAAGATGTTTGCAGTTCCTCTTCTGGATGTTCAATCTGGTGCAGCATTATTCCTTTTCATCTTCGAGCCCAACCAAGTCCGggccttcatcatcaccaaatGACAAATCGTCTGACACCTGCATAGATATCTCAGTCATACATTCTCATTCAATGGCGACCATGGAACCGACCACTGGTGTAGCGCCTTTCCTCTCCAACCAGCCTGATAGGCGACCTCAGCATCTCGCTATACCTGCCTCTACCGATCACAATGCTTTGTTGGGCCACTTTCAGGGGTTGAGCCTTACGGGCATGACTTTGCCTGCTCCCCAGGGTGCTCCCGTTCCCATGCCACCACCCTACATGGTTTCTCCCGATGGACTCATTCTTGCCTCCATGCCAGGTTCCCAGTCGGTTGCCATTAACCACCCAAATGAATCGACCTATCCTGGTTACCAGATGAATGGAGCCTATGCCAACCCATATGCTCTATCCGGTCCACTCGTCCCCTTCACTCCTGCTCGCGCCAATGCTGGACATCCTCGCGGTGATCGAACTCAGTCCGAAGTTCCTGGCTTGGAGAACCGCCGCGGCTCCTACTCGACCACAGAGTCCGCGCCTGCTACCCCCTTCTACGGGAGCTGGCCAAATCGTGAGCATGGTCCACGAGTTCACAGCGATCGATCAGCGTACACAACTCCTTCTCCCCATCAACTCCTCGGCTCTCACCACGTCGAAGCTACGACTAAGACAAAGCCTTCTCCAGTGTCTGATCACGTCCTGGATGAGATTTTGGCAAAGGAACCTGCCATCCCTACGGCAGTTCCTGCAGTTTTCACTCCTGCAGGTCAGATGAAGAGCCTTGAACAAAGCCTCGAAAATCGAATCCCCGGCAACCGCAATGTCTATATCCGTGGCCTTTACCCGACCACCGATGATCAAACCCTCTATCAATTCACTTCCCGTTTTGGTGAAGTCGAGACTTCCAAAGCTATCATTGATACTGCCACCGGTGCGTGCAAAGGGTAAGTTTCGTTGCGCAAACCTTTGAACAAACAATGACTAACAAAGACAAGATTTGGCTTCGCAAAGTTCTTTGACGTTGCTCACTCTGAGATGTGCATTCGCGGATTCCATCGTCTTGGATACGAAGTCGGCTTTGCTAGGGCATGTTCCCCCAACCCATGGATGAGTGTTGAGAAGGGTAAACTGACATTTGTTCAGGAGTCTTTCAACTCTCGTCTCAAGGCTGAGGGCGACGACGACTCTACCAACCTGTACATCTCGAATCTTCCTAAGTCTCTGACAGAGGTGGTACGTTTTGGAAACAATGGCTCAATATTTTCTAAAGCCTCTAACTGCTACCAGGAACTTGGCGCCATTTTCAGGGATTATACCATCTTGTCCAGCAAGATCCTTCGCGATAGTATGGGGAACAGCCGTGGTGTCGGTTTCGCTCGGTAGGTGCGGAGGGCCAAGGATGAGTGTATGTGGCTAACAGAAGTACAGCTTTGAGAACCGAGACATTTGCGATGATGTTATCGAGAGGTTCCATGGTTCGAGTGTTGGCGATGAAGGACTTCTCATGAACATTCGCTACGCTGACACTCCAGCTCAGAAGGAGTTGAAGCGAGTCACCGCTGAGCGTCGCCAGTTCCGAACGAACGAGTACAACATCGGAGCCTACGGCACTCCCCTCGTCGGCTATGGTGGCTCCATGTACCCTTACCACGCCCAGAACCGACGAGCAGCCATCCCTATCACCCGGCTGTAAGTTCTAATGCACATTGTTTTCTTACATGAGTTGACATTTTCCCAGTCCCATGCCCCCGGCTCCATCTGTGTCCGATACCAACAATGAGACTCGACGCCTGGCTTCTCAGCGTCAATCCATTGGGTATGAGACAGGGTTGCCCTGAGGTTCTGTGACTTTCTTCTAACCCTTGGTATAGGACGGCTGCTATCGGGAGCACCGATGAAGTGATTGCCACACCCGCACCATCTGAATGCGACGAGAACGCCACCGTTCACGTAGATGCAATGGTGGCTGGCTCATCCTTCGATGCGTCCCCTTCAATCAAGAAGGACATCAAGAAGGACGTAAAGAGGGAGATCCAGAAGGAGGTCTAAGATCTCGAACTGCCAACAGTTGAAATGGATTCTGTCTGGCTGGTGACGCCGGAACCCGCGCTTTcatttataatttatctcTCGTTTccccccttcttcttggagtGTTTGGCTCAAGCATCGACAGTGTAGCCATCGCGGAACATCTTATGGTCTGGGGTAGCTGTTACACTCGAGGAATTCATGCCATGATATGATGTCATGAGCTTTTGTAGTTTAGATTCGGGGGCATTCGTGCCATAAAAGTCAGAGGAGGGCGTTTAGAGAGAATTTTCTTAATGTCATAGAATTCCTTCAATTATTTTGAGTCGCAGATTTGTTGTGAACGAAGATATGCTTGGCATGGCCTTAGTAAGCCTTCTAAGATATGGGTATCATTGTATTTCATTCATACTGTCAATTTTGACATACT
This genomic stretch from Fusarium oxysporum f. sp. lycopersici 4287 chromosome 2, whole genome shotgun sequence harbors:
- a CDS encoding NADPH-cytochrome P450 reductase → MAELDTLDIVVLGVIFLGTVAYFTKGKLWGVTKDPYANGFAAGGASKPGRTRNIVEAMEESGKNCVVFYGSQTGTAEDYASRLAKEGKSRFGLNTMIADLEDYDFDNLDTVPSDNIVMFVLATYGEGEPTDNAVDFYEFITGEDASFNEGNDPPLGNLNYVAFGLGNNTYEHYNSMVRNVNKALEKLGAHRIGEAGEGDDGAGTMEEDFLAWKDPMWEALAKKMGLEEREAVYEPIFAINERDDLTPEANEVYLGEPNKLHLEGTAKGPFNSHNPYIAPIAESYELFSAKDRNCLHMEIDISGSNLKYETGDHIAIWPTNPGEEVNKFLDILDLSGKQHSVVTVKALEPTAKVPFPNPTTYDAILRYHLEICAPVSRQFVSTLAAFAPNDDIKAEMNRLGSDKDYFHEKTGPHYYNIARFLASVSKGEKWTKIPFSAFIEGLTKLQPRYYSISSSSLVQPKKISITAVVESQQIPGRDDPFRGVATNYLFALKQKQNGDPNPAPFGQSYELTGPRNKYDGIHVPVHVRHSNFKLPSDPGKPIIMIGPGTGVAPFRGFVQERAKQARDGVEVGKTLLFFGCRKSTEDFMYQKEWQEYKEALGDKFEMITAFSREGSKKVYVQHRLKERSKEVSDLLSQKAYFYVCGDAAHMAREVNTVLAQIIAEGRGVSEAKGEEIVKNMRSANQYQEDVWS
- a CDS encoding NADPH-cytochrome P450 reductase, which codes for MAELDTLDIVVLGVIFLGTVAYFTKGKLWGVTKDPYANGFAAGGASKPGRTRNIVEAMEESGKNCVVFYGSQTGTAEDYASRLAKEGKSRFGLNTMIADLEDYDFDNLDTVPSDNIVMFVLATYGEGEPTDNAVDFYEFITGEDASFNEGNDPPLGNLNYVAFGLGNNTYEHYNSMVRNVNKALEKLGAHRIGEAGEGDDGAGTMEEDFLAWKDPMWEALAKKMGLEEREAVYEPIFAINERDDLTPEANEVYLGEPNKLHLEGTAKGPFNSHNPYIAPIAESYELFSAKDRNCLHMEIDISGSNLKYETGDHIAIWPTNPGEEVNKFLDILDLSGKQHSVVTVKALEPTAKVPFPNPTTYDAILRYHLEICAPVSRQFVSTLAAFAPNDDIKAEMNRLGSDKDYFHEKTGPHYYNIARFLASVSKGEKWTKIPFSAFIEGLTKLQPRYYSISSSSLVQPKKISITAVVESQQIPGRDDPFRGVATNYLFALKQKQNGDPNPAPFGQSYELTGPRNKYDGIHVPVHVRHSNFKLPSDPGKPIIMIGPGTGVAPFRGFVQERAKQARDGVEVGKTLLFFGCRKSTEDFMYQKEWQVRQHRTQSFEAYTNCFSGIQGGSWR